In Natrinema sp. HArc-T2, a genomic segment contains:
- the csa3 gene encoding CRISPR-associated CARF protein Csa3, which produces MRTYLAPLGFDSRRVVRPVLSEGLDAEDVVVLLQPSNSSSRGEDAFKEVEEVLTQVVPDLCLSTEYLPYTDFVETVLYCVDLIQAAEGETVVILGGGARELLFPLVVATFSSEEHIDTILQVGDIDSSVRRLPKLNLQGSTTDAEAKLLLELTNLNTPLSITKIADELDKSKSTIARHVNSLEQEGFVKTHTEGRAKTVVVTDSGRVFLEGKKKTVNKC; this is translated from the coding sequence ATGCGAACATATCTTGCGCCATTGGGATTCGATAGTCGGCGAGTGGTTCGGCCAGTTCTGAGTGAAGGTCTTGACGCTGAGGACGTGGTAGTACTATTACAACCATCGAATAGTTCTAGTCGCGGAGAAGACGCCTTCAAGGAGGTCGAGGAAGTTCTGACACAGGTCGTTCCAGACCTCTGCCTAAGTACAGAATATCTCCCCTATACTGACTTTGTAGAAACCGTACTATACTGCGTTGATCTTATCCAAGCAGCAGAGGGTGAAACGGTTGTTATTCTCGGTGGGGGTGCTCGTGAACTTCTCTTTCCCTTGGTAGTCGCGACCTTCTCAAGCGAGGAGCATATTGATACAATACTTCAGGTGGGTGATATAGATAGTAGTGTACGCCGCCTTCCTAAACTGAATCTTCAAGGTAGCACGACGGATGCTGAAGCAAAATTGCTCTTGGAGTTAACCAACCTGAATACACCTTTATCAATAACCAAAATTGCTGATGAGCTTGACAAGTCAAAGAGCACGATTGCACGCCATGTTAATAGCTTAGAACAGGAAGGTTTTGTAAAAACTCACACTGAGGGACGTGCGAAGACAGTAGTTGTCACCGATAGTGGCCGCGTATTCTTGGAAGGGAAAAAGAAGACGGTTAACAAGTGCTAA